The following proteins come from a genomic window of Pyxidicoccus sp. MSG2:
- the der gene encoding ribosome biogenesis GTPase Der — protein sequence MKPLVAIVGRPNVGKSTLFNRLVGKRLALVEDMPGVTRDRHYHDAEWEGRTFTFIDTGGFVPGDKDSLLQQVREQAQLAVEECNVIIFVVDAREGITPADDAVAKYLRKSGKPVVVAANKLDNTTGPMQALAAEFYKLGLGEVQPMSAEHGLGVQGLFDEVVAKLPPKEEDEDAEAPPDDGVIRVSIIGRPNVGKSTLVNSILKQKRVVASEIPGTTRDPVDSPLTYKGEQLILTDTAGIRRKKTIAHRVEQFSVISALKVMERSDVAVLLMDATEPAVDQDAKLAGLAEERGRALVIVINKWDLVGADQRRQETYRESLKYSLKFVGYAPILFTSALTGSKVEKVVDVAVELAKQFRFRAPTPQLNRLLEHMVDNHPAPIVRGKPLRLYYISQVTTAPPTFAITTNAPAGVPDMYKRYITNQLRKTFDLRVPIRLIFRERPGQAKRQARKKPHLQGKS from the coding sequence ATGAAGCCCCTGGTTGCAATTGTCGGACGCCCCAACGTGGGCAAGAGCACGCTGTTCAACCGCCTCGTCGGCAAGCGCCTCGCGCTGGTCGAGGACATGCCCGGTGTGACGAGGGATCGCCACTACCACGACGCCGAGTGGGAGGGCCGCACCTTCACCTTCATCGACACGGGCGGCTTCGTCCCCGGCGACAAGGACTCGCTGCTCCAGCAGGTGCGAGAGCAGGCCCAGCTCGCGGTGGAGGAGTGCAACGTCATCATCTTCGTCGTCGACGCACGTGAGGGAATCACTCCCGCGGACGACGCGGTGGCGAAGTACCTGCGCAAGAGCGGCAAGCCGGTGGTGGTGGCCGCCAACAAGCTGGACAACACCACCGGGCCGATGCAGGCGCTGGCCGCCGAGTTCTACAAGCTGGGCCTGGGCGAGGTGCAGCCCATGTCCGCCGAGCACGGCCTGGGCGTGCAGGGCCTCTTCGACGAGGTGGTGGCGAAGCTGCCCCCCAAGGAGGAGGACGAGGACGCCGAGGCCCCGCCGGACGACGGCGTCATCCGCGTGTCCATCATCGGCCGGCCCAACGTGGGCAAGAGCACCCTGGTCAACTCCATCCTCAAGCAGAAGCGGGTGGTGGCCAGCGAGATTCCCGGCACCACCAGAGACCCGGTGGACTCGCCGCTGACCTACAAGGGCGAGCAGCTCATCCTCACGGACACCGCGGGCATCCGGCGCAAGAAGACGATTGCCCACCGGGTGGAGCAGTTCTCCGTCATCTCCGCGCTGAAGGTGATGGAGCGCAGCGACGTGGCGGTGCTGCTGATGGACGCCACGGAGCCGGCGGTGGACCAGGACGCGAAGCTGGCGGGCCTGGCGGAGGAGCGCGGCCGGGCGCTGGTCATCGTCATCAACAAGTGGGACCTGGTGGGCGCGGACCAGCGCCGGCAGGAGACCTACCGCGAATCGCTCAAGTACTCGCTCAAGTTCGTGGGCTATGCGCCCATCCTCTTCACCTCGGCCCTGACGGGCTCGAAGGTGGAGAAGGTGGTGGACGTGGCGGTGGAGCTGGCCAAGCAGTTCCGGTTCCGGGCGCCCACCCCGCAGCTCAACCGGCTGCTGGAGCACATGGTGGACAACCACCCGGCGCCCATCGTCCGGGGCAAGCCCCTGCGGCTGTACTACATCTCCCAGGTCACCACGGCGCCGCCGACCTTCGCGATCACGACGAATGCCCCCGCAGGCGTCCCGGACATGTACAAGCGGTACATCACCAACCAGCTCCGCAAGACGTTCGACCTGCGGGTGCCCATCCGCCTCATCTTCCGGGAGCGTCCCGGGCAGGCCAAGCGGCAGGCCCGCAAGAAGCCGCACCTTCAAGGGAAGAGCTGA
- the era gene encoding GTPase Era, producing the protein MASPKTHRSGFAALIGRPNVGKSTLLNALTGEKIAIVSPKPQTTRNRILGVVTRPEGQVAFLDTPGIHQAKGELNRYMVEVALSAAEEVDLVLFLIEPPAGEKLEVSPGNRTILERLQKVGKPTFLVINKIDSIPKAMLLPLIDLYRNEFPFAEVVPISAREKDGVERLFDAVLGHMPEGENVFDDDMLTDQQERVLVAEYIREQVLRHCRQEIPYSTAVLVDIFDESEREPRPGTPPNQLGGLIRIAASIYVERDSQKAIIIGKQGQMLKTIGTDARKSVQRLLGAHVYLDLRVRVEPRWSERPEGLKKLGYD; encoded by the coding sequence ATGGCCTCCCCCAAGACACATCGCAGCGGCTTCGCCGCGCTCATCGGGCGCCCCAACGTGGGCAAGAGCACGCTGCTCAATGCACTGACTGGCGAGAAGATCGCCATCGTCTCGCCCAAGCCTCAAACGACTCGCAACCGCATCCTCGGCGTGGTGACGCGCCCCGAGGGGCAGGTGGCGTTCCTCGACACGCCCGGCATCCACCAGGCCAAGGGTGAGCTCAACCGGTACATGGTGGAAGTCGCCCTCAGTGCGGCCGAGGAAGTGGACCTGGTCCTCTTCCTCATCGAGCCGCCCGCGGGCGAGAAGCTCGAGGTGAGCCCGGGCAACCGCACCATCCTCGAGCGGCTGCAGAAGGTGGGCAAGCCGACCTTCCTCGTCATCAACAAGATCGACTCCATCCCCAAGGCGATGCTGCTGCCGCTCATCGACCTGTACCGCAACGAGTTCCCCTTCGCGGAGGTGGTGCCCATCTCCGCGCGGGAGAAGGACGGCGTGGAGCGGCTCTTCGACGCGGTGCTCGGCCACATGCCGGAAGGGGAGAACGTCTTCGACGACGACATGCTCACCGACCAGCAGGAGCGCGTGCTGGTGGCCGAGTACATCCGCGAGCAGGTGCTGCGCCACTGCCGCCAGGAAATCCCCTATTCCACCGCCGTATTGGTGGACATCTTCGACGAGTCCGAGCGGGAGCCCCGGCCGGGCACTCCGCCGAACCAGCTGGGCGGGCTCATCCGCATCGCGGCGTCCATCTACGTGGAGCGCGACAGCCAGAAGGCCATCATCATTGGCAAGCAGGGGCAGATGCTGAAGACCATTGGCACGGACGCTCGCAAGTCCGTGCAACGCCTGCTGGGCGCGCACGTGTACCTGGACCTCCGGGTACGCGTGGAGCCGCGCTGGAGCGAGCGCCCCGAAGGCCTCAAGAAGCTGGGATACGACTGA
- a CDS encoding (deoxy)nucleoside triphosphate pyrophosphohydrolase: MTVVATRTVRVVAALIPRPEDGNRFLVQQRLPGGSRALLWEFPGGKVEPGESDEAALARECREELDVELSVGRRLWEGRHTYPDLTVELVLYAARMVTGEPKPLGAHRLAFHTPAEMQALPFCEADIPLLDDLVAGRLGSLD, translated from the coding sequence GTGACGGTGGTGGCGACCAGGACGGTCCGCGTCGTCGCGGCACTGATTCCGAGGCCCGAGGACGGCAACCGGTTCCTGGTGCAGCAGCGGCTCCCCGGCGGAAGCCGGGCCCTGCTGTGGGAGTTCCCCGGCGGCAAGGTGGAGCCGGGGGAGTCGGACGAGGCCGCCCTGGCCCGCGAGTGCCGTGAAGAGCTGGACGTGGAGCTCTCCGTGGGCCGGCGGCTGTGGGAAGGCCGGCACACGTACCCGGACCTCACGGTGGAATTGGTGCTCTATGCCGCCCGGATGGTGACGGGCGAGCCGAAGCCGTTGGGCGCCCACAGGCTGGCGTTCCACACGCCGGCGGAAATGCAGGCTCTGCCGTTCTGCGAGGCGGACATCCCGCTGCTGGACGACCTGGTGGCGGGAAGGCTGGGCTCGCTCGATTGA
- a CDS encoding ribonuclease H-like domain-containing protein: MLQRTFQHIPGVGPWREKDLWSRGIRTWDDFPAAGTGVAISKKTDDVARARIAEAREALERGDLRKLAELLPPREHWRLYPTFQDDAVYFDIETDGKDAQAPTVVSLFDSRGLHVFIQGRNMDALPEAMAERRLWVTFNGSCFDVPVLRDYFGPGRFPVPDAHIDLRFVTRRLGIGGGLKEIEGKIGAERPQHLKGVNGYDAVLLWRAYLRRGDVEALRFLVEYNLYDSFQLRTLMDFSYNRGADELNQDVPRVPVFDRGDVLYDVSKIILDLGPTERDLQTLARVRAMEQDS, encoded by the coding sequence ATGCTGCAGCGGACCTTCCAGCACATCCCCGGAGTGGGGCCCTGGCGGGAGAAGGACCTGTGGTCCCGAGGCATCCGGACCTGGGACGACTTCCCGGCGGCCGGCACCGGGGTGGCCATCAGCAAGAAGACGGACGACGTCGCCCGCGCGCGCATCGCGGAAGCCCGTGAGGCGCTGGAGCGCGGGGACTTGCGCAAGCTGGCGGAGCTGCTGCCGCCCCGGGAGCACTGGCGGCTGTACCCGACGTTCCAGGACGACGCCGTCTACTTCGACATCGAGACGGACGGGAAGGACGCGCAGGCGCCCACGGTGGTGAGCCTGTTCGACTCACGCGGGCTGCACGTGTTCATCCAGGGCCGCAACATGGACGCACTGCCAGAGGCGATGGCGGAGCGGCGGCTGTGGGTGACGTTCAATGGCTCGTGCTTCGACGTGCCGGTGCTGCGGGACTACTTCGGGCCGGGGCGCTTCCCGGTGCCGGACGCGCACATCGACCTGCGCTTCGTCACGCGGCGGCTGGGCATTGGCGGCGGGCTGAAGGAAATCGAGGGGAAGATTGGCGCCGAGCGGCCGCAGCACCTGAAGGGCGTCAACGGGTACGACGCGGTGCTGCTGTGGCGGGCGTACCTGCGCCGGGGAGACGTGGAGGCACTGCGGTTCCTCGTCGAGTACAACCTCTACGATTCGTTCCAGCTCCGGACGCTGATGGACTTCTCGTACAACCGCGGCGCGGACGAGCTGAACCAGGACGTGCCCCGGGTGCCGGTGTTCGACCGCGGCGACGTGCTGTACGACGTGAGCAAGATCATCCTGGACCTGGGGCCCACCGAGCGGGACTTGCAGACGCTCGCGAGGGTGCGGGCCATGGAGCAGGATTCCTGA
- a CDS encoding PQQ-binding-like beta-propeller repeat protein, whose translation MKERLVSWKRWLGGAAVAGLLGGCSTAPLYTNPELPRPASFRPVDYFSVNWWASLAPPTRLEFSPREVASPAYDADNKHVIALTRDGYVRAVGPDGKVKWSFRTAVRFSAGARVSEGVVYVPGGDGVLYALDSATGDVKWKYASGESLATVPVLADGLVLVASESDTLFAVKAADGVWAWQYRRDPPSGFTIRGASTPLVHEGTVYVGFSDGFLVALSISDGSATWEKSLSGAGTQFLDVDTQPVMNEAGLLFVASYKNGIFALEAETGDMVWNTTVGGVTSLLTRGQMLFASGDGRVDGYLADSGKLLWSLPLGERAAFAPVFAQGMLLVPIQRSLLFLDPKTGRSRLAWNPGDGISATPFVRGKQVFVLSNNGFLYALDVNGFRG comes from the coding sequence ATGAAGGAGCGGCTCGTGAGCTGGAAGCGTTGGCTGGGTGGCGCCGCGGTCGCGGGGCTTCTGGGAGGCTGCAGCACGGCGCCGCTCTATACGAATCCGGAGCTGCCCCGGCCCGCGTCGTTCCGGCCGGTGGACTACTTCTCGGTGAACTGGTGGGCCTCGCTGGCCCCGCCCACGCGGCTGGAGTTCTCGCCGCGTGAGGTGGCGTCCCCGGCCTATGACGCGGACAACAAGCACGTCATCGCGCTCACGCGGGACGGCTATGTCCGCGCGGTGGGGCCGGACGGCAAGGTGAAGTGGTCCTTCCGCACGGCCGTCCGCTTCAGCGCGGGCGCCCGGGTGAGCGAGGGCGTCGTCTACGTGCCCGGCGGTGACGGCGTGCTGTACGCGCTGGACTCGGCCACGGGCGACGTGAAGTGGAAGTACGCCTCGGGCGAGTCGCTGGCGACGGTGCCGGTGCTGGCGGATGGCCTGGTGCTGGTGGCCTCGGAGAGCGACACGCTCTTCGCGGTGAAGGCCGCGGACGGGGTGTGGGCCTGGCAGTACCGGAGAGACCCACCGTCCGGCTTCACCATCCGCGGCGCGTCCACGCCGCTGGTGCACGAGGGCACCGTCTACGTCGGCTTCTCCGACGGCTTCCTGGTGGCGCTGAGCATCTCGGATGGCAGTGCCACGTGGGAGAAGTCGTTGTCCGGCGCGGGCACCCAGTTCCTGGACGTGGACACGCAGCCGGTGATGAACGAGGCCGGGCTGCTCTTCGTGGCCTCGTACAAGAACGGCATCTTCGCCCTCGAGGCGGAGACGGGCGACATGGTGTGGAACACCACCGTGGGCGGCGTCACGTCGCTGCTGACGCGGGGGCAGATGCTCTTCGCGTCGGGTGACGGCCGGGTGGACGGCTACCTGGCGGACAGCGGGAAGCTGCTGTGGTCGCTGCCCCTGGGGGAACGGGCGGCGTTCGCTCCGGTGTTCGCCCAGGGAATGCTGCTCGTGCCCATCCAGCGCTCGCTGCTGTTCCTGGACCCGAAGACGGGCAGGTCCCGTTTGGCGTGGAACCCGGGGGACGGCATCAGCGCGACGCCCTTCGTCCGGGGCAAGCAGGTGTTCGTGCTGTCCAACAACGGCTTCCTGTACGCCCTGGACGTGAACGGGTTTCGCGGGTGA
- a CDS encoding peptidylprolyl isomerase → MGMMDEAQAGKDLYATFDTTQGKIVARLFAKDAPKTVASFVGLATGELEFQDPQSGEKTKKAYYDGIVFHRVIPGFMIQGGDPTGTGRGGPGFNVPDEYQSGRTFDKVGLLATANIGRPNTNGSQFFITTSKPTYLNNKHTIFGEVLSGYDVVEKIAGVPRDGSDRPRTDVRINKLTISTTQP, encoded by the coding sequence ATGGGAATGATGGACGAGGCCCAGGCGGGCAAGGACCTTTACGCCACCTTCGACACCACGCAGGGGAAGATCGTCGCGCGCCTGTTCGCGAAGGACGCGCCGAAGACGGTGGCGAGCTTCGTGGGCCTGGCGACGGGCGAGCTGGAGTTCCAGGACCCCCAGTCGGGTGAGAAGACGAAGAAGGCGTACTACGACGGCATCGTCTTCCACCGCGTGATTCCGGGCTTCATGATTCAGGGCGGAGACCCGACGGGCACCGGCCGCGGTGGCCCGGGCTTCAACGTCCCGGACGAGTACCAGAGCGGCCGCACCTTCGACAAAGTGGGCCTGCTGGCCACGGCCAACATCGGCCGTCCCAACACCAACGGCAGCCAGTTCTTCATCACCACGTCCAAGCCGACGTACCTCAACAACAAGCACACCATCTTCGGTGAGGTGCTGAGCGGCTACGACGTGGTGGAGAAGATCGCCGGCGTGCCGCGCGACGGGAGCGACCGCCCCCGGACGGATGTGCGCATCAACAAGCTGACCATCTCGACGACCCAGCCGTAG
- a CDS encoding peptidylprolyl isomerase codes for MRPSPLRMTLALVACLLAGTASAAAAASGKWTKKVESGKDLYATLKTSQGDIVVRLFSKDAPKTVANFVGLASGEKEWRDPRTGDKSKKPLYDGTVFHRVIPDFMIQGGDPSGTGMGDPGYRFEDEFQSGRTFDKVGLLAMANAGPNSNGSQFFITTSMPTYLNNKHTIFGEVLSGYDVVTKIGGVPRDGRDKPQTPVVINRVVLSDKAPPGVKAPAPAPKKALEKTPEKAPGATPASPKQ; via the coding sequence ATGCGACCCTCCCCCCTCCGAATGACGCTCGCGCTGGTGGCCTGCCTGCTGGCGGGTACCGCCTCGGCCGCCGCTGCCGCCTCCGGCAAGTGGACGAAGAAGGTCGAGTCCGGCAAGGACCTCTACGCCACGCTGAAGACGAGCCAGGGCGACATCGTCGTCCGCCTCTTCTCCAAGGACGCCCCCAAGACGGTGGCCAACTTCGTGGGCCTGGCCTCCGGCGAGAAGGAGTGGAGGGACCCCAGGACGGGGGACAAGTCGAAGAAGCCGCTGTACGACGGCACGGTGTTCCACCGCGTCATCCCCGACTTCATGATTCAGGGCGGAGACCCCTCGGGCACCGGCATGGGCGACCCGGGCTACCGCTTCGAGGACGAGTTCCAGAGCGGCCGTACCTTCGACAAGGTCGGCCTGCTGGCCATGGCCAACGCGGGGCCGAACAGCAACGGCAGCCAGTTCTTCATCACCACCAGCATGCCCACGTACCTGAACAACAAGCACACCATCTTCGGTGAGGTGCTGAGCGGCTACGACGTGGTGACGAAGATTGGCGGCGTGCCCCGCGACGGCCGGGACAAGCCCCAGACGCCGGTGGTCATCAACCGGGTGGTGCTGAGCGACAAGGCGCCCCCGGGCGTGAAGGCCCCGGCACCGGCGCCGAAGAAGGCGCTGGAGAAGACTCCGGAGAAGGCTCCGGGCGCGACGCCGGCTTCGCCGAAGCAGTAA
- a CDS encoding M28 family peptidase yields the protein MRTRLRPFASLVVLAALSAAAQSPTSPLGPVSPTTGLVLRDEVVRALIQESSGDRIHDNVQRISLLARDTQGGYAEAAGWMKAAAEAAGLQEVRLEAMKDGPQWRASHGELWVASPHRHKVTSYADLPMSLPAGSGSFEGTGLELVDVGTGMQDADYVGRELKGKVVITRGPPGFAVRKAVGERGAVGVISSYTTPPWNAPHRMDGDFPDQVGWARVSSALLPPGTPLPFVFMVSDRQGRELRAQLQTGPVKVDVSVATETFEGHYSIVSGVIPGTRAGEEVVLTAHLDHYKPGADDNASGAATLLEMVRTYTTLIRRGVLPPPVRTVRVLWLPEFDGTRDWFSHHADDPVRRVANFNFDMLGASLTRTHSRFMATYTPDWNASFVNAVSESTVDFMNRFNGVAYPPRKDFRIGSVTGSQDPLDVHMERYSRGSDHQLFNDHGIPGVAFSTWPDDGYHTSGDRPENVDPTQLHRAAFAGLASVTVAAWAEGTGALELARLVSVHGVRRVAEDEFSARRDLASVPAAELPGAYRLARAVVRAGYQREREALRSCLPLGAPAAPVQAMAKALEATEAQALKRLEADGKARGASLREPTPTEAERRARAFIPRRVKGQELASFDEVAGKASPEAQPRVAAVQAVMTAATTALRERGEDELRFYQLPDAILSYADGRRSVEDIREAAYAEYGHAFPVEALLDLFGLMEQGGIMTRAR from the coding sequence ATGCGCACCCGCTTGCGTCCCTTCGCATCCCTCGTCGTCCTCGCCGCGCTCAGCGCCGCCGCCCAGTCCCCCACGTCCCCGCTGGGCCCCGTGTCGCCCACCACCGGACTGGTGCTGCGGGACGAGGTGGTGCGCGCCCTCATCCAGGAGAGCTCCGGCGACCGCATCCACGACAACGTGCAGCGGATCTCCCTCCTCGCCCGGGACACCCAGGGGGGCTACGCCGAGGCAGCCGGGTGGATGAAGGCCGCCGCCGAGGCCGCGGGACTTCAGGAAGTGCGCCTGGAGGCGATGAAGGACGGCCCCCAGTGGCGCGCCAGCCATGGCGAGCTGTGGGTGGCCAGTCCCCACCGGCACAAGGTCACCTCCTACGCCGACCTGCCCATGTCCCTGCCGGCGGGCAGCGGCAGCTTCGAGGGCACGGGCCTGGAATTGGTCGACGTGGGCACCGGCATGCAGGACGCGGACTACGTAGGCAGGGAATTGAAGGGCAAGGTGGTCATCACCCGCGGCCCTCCGGGTTTCGCCGTGCGCAAGGCGGTGGGCGAGCGCGGCGCCGTGGGCGTGATCTCGTCCTACACGACGCCGCCCTGGAATGCCCCCCACCGCATGGACGGCGACTTCCCGGACCAGGTGGGCTGGGCGCGCGTCTCATCGGCGCTGCTGCCGCCGGGCACACCGTTGCCCTTCGTGTTCATGGTCTCGGACCGCCAGGGGCGCGAGCTGCGCGCTCAGCTGCAGACGGGCCCGGTGAAGGTGGACGTGAGCGTCGCCACCGAGACCTTCGAGGGGCACTACAGCATCGTCAGCGGCGTCATCCCCGGCACCCGCGCCGGAGAGGAGGTCGTCCTCACCGCCCACCTGGACCACTACAAGCCCGGGGCCGACGACAATGCCTCGGGGGCGGCCACCCTGCTGGAGATGGTGCGCACCTACACCACGCTCATCCGCCGTGGCGTGCTGCCGCCACCGGTGCGCACCGTTCGCGTGCTGTGGCTGCCGGAGTTCGATGGCACCCGGGACTGGTTCTCCCACCACGCCGATGACCCGGTGCGGCGGGTGGCCAACTTCAACTTCGACATGCTCGGCGCGAGCCTGACCCGCACGCACTCGCGCTTCATGGCGACCTACACGCCGGACTGGAACGCCAGCTTCGTGAACGCTGTCTCCGAGTCCACGGTGGACTTCATGAACCGCTTCAACGGTGTGGCCTACCCGCCGCGAAAGGACTTCCGCATCGGCTCCGTCACCGGCTCTCAGGACCCGCTGGACGTCCACATGGAGCGCTACAGCCGAGGGTCGGACCACCAGCTCTTCAACGACCACGGCATCCCGGGCGTGGCCTTCTCCACCTGGCCCGACGACGGCTACCACACCAGCGGCGACCGGCCGGAGAACGTGGACCCCACCCAGCTGCACCGCGCCGCCTTCGCGGGCCTGGCCTCGGTCACCGTCGCCGCCTGGGCCGAGGGCACGGGCGCGCTGGAGCTGGCGCGCCTGGTGTCGGTGCACGGCGTTCGGCGCGTGGCGGAGGACGAGTTCAGCGCCCGCCGCGACCTGGCCTCGGTCCCCGCCGCGGAGCTGCCCGGCGCCTACCGCCTGGCCCGCGCCGTGGTGCGCGCCGGCTACCAACGCGAGCGCGAGGCCCTGCGCTCCTGCCTTCCCCTGGGGGCGCCCGCCGCGCCGGTGCAGGCCATGGCCAAAGCGCTCGAGGCCACCGAGGCCCAGGCACTGAAGCGCCTGGAGGCGGACGGCAAGGCGCGCGGCGCGTCCCTGCGGGAGCCCACCCCCACCGAGGCCGAACGCCGGGCACGGGCCTTCATCCCGCGCCGCGTGAAGGGACAGGAGCTGGCCTCCTTCGACGAGGTGGCGGGCAAGGCCAGCCCCGAGGCCCAGCCCCGGGTGGCCGCTGTGCAGGCCGTCATGACCGCCGCGACCACCGCCCTGCGGGAGCGCGGGGAGGACGAGCTGCGCTTCTACCAACTGCCCGATGCCATCTTGAGTTACGCCGACGGCAGGCGCTCCG
- a CDS encoding tetratricopeptide repeat protein — MAGTKTEKIRQKELRAPDTFQKVGVEASDWLAQRQKMIGIAAGVLILGGLGVAIASQVSKSGEEKAAQALGQALAVLERPVEGVEPPQPGDTEPAFKSLKERDEALVTALTDFRKAHGGTRSATTAELTLGKAQFRLGNYPAAQEAFAAFLKDAPANEPLRAGALEGQGYAQEAQQKYDDAIKSFDQMEAAGGGEYLTGMGAYHKARMLILQNKKEEAAQVLSKISTDHPNTAAARQASERLAVLASEGVKVPPPAPPAAPTTGQDAG; from the coding sequence GTGGCCGGAACCAAGACCGAGAAGATTCGCCAGAAGGAGCTTCGCGCGCCGGACACCTTCCAGAAGGTCGGTGTCGAGGCCAGTGACTGGCTGGCTCAGCGGCAGAAGATGATCGGCATCGCCGCGGGCGTGCTGATCCTCGGCGGCCTGGGCGTGGCCATCGCCAGCCAGGTGTCCAAGAGCGGCGAGGAGAAGGCCGCCCAGGCGCTGGGCCAGGCGCTCGCCGTCCTGGAGCGGCCGGTGGAGGGCGTGGAGCCCCCGCAGCCCGGTGACACCGAGCCCGCCTTCAAGAGCCTGAAGGAGCGGGACGAGGCGCTGGTGACGGCCCTCACCGACTTCCGCAAGGCGCACGGCGGGACGCGCTCCGCGACGACGGCGGAGCTCACGCTGGGCAAGGCGCAGTTCCGGCTCGGCAACTACCCGGCGGCGCAGGAGGCCTTCGCGGCCTTCCTGAAGGACGCCCCGGCGAACGAGCCGCTGCGCGCCGGTGCGCTCGAGGGTCAGGGCTACGCCCAGGAGGCCCAGCAGAAGTACGACGACGCCATCAAGTCCTTCGACCAGATGGAGGCGGCGGGCGGCGGCGAGTACCTCACCGGCATGGGCGCGTACCACAAGGCGCGCATGCTCATCCTCCAGAACAAGAAGGAGGAGGCGGCGCAGGTGCTCTCGAAGATCTCCACGGACCACCCGAACACCGCGGCGGCGCGGCAGGCCAGCGAGCGGCTGGCGGTGCTCGCCTCGGAGGGCGTGAAGGTTCCGCCCCCGGCGCCTCCGGCGGCGCCGACCACGGGTCAGGACGCGGGGTAG